In a genomic window of Candidatus Neomarinimicrobiota bacterium:
- a CDS encoding DUF4159 domain-containing protein: MMLLPNSTKKLRWLTTGLFIFILLANSTLAKENGTLTICRLRYSGGGDWYSDPSSLPNLLKFIADNTNIVISPLEARYSLQDDEIFSYPYLYITGHGNIRFSDREVERLRRYLLAGGFLHADDNYGMDASFRREMNRVFPDKAWVELPFDHPIYSLPFKFPNGLPKIHEHDGKSPQGLGLFDSNRLMIFYTFETDLGDGWEDPSVHSDPEEKHLAAMKMGTNIFFYALTQ; encoded by the coding sequence ATGATGCTGTTACCGAATTCTACCAAAAAACTTCGCTGGCTGACAACCGGCTTGTTCATCTTTATACTTCTCGCCAATTCAACTTTGGCAAAAGAGAACGGCACGCTAACCATATGCCGTCTGCGGTACTCCGGCGGCGGTGACTGGTACAGCGATCCTAGCTCCCTCCCCAATCTGCTCAAGTTCATTGCAGACAACACCAATATCGTGATCTCACCGCTGGAAGCGAGATATTCGCTGCAAGATGATGAAATCTTCAGTTACCCCTATCTCTACATCACAGGTCATGGAAACATCCGTTTTTCAGATCGCGAGGTGGAACGGTTGAGGAGATATCTCCTAGCCGGCGGCTTTCTCCATGCAGACGACAACTACGGCATGGACGCTTCATTCCGGCGCGAGATGAATCGAGTGTTCCCAGACAAAGCGTGGGTGGAACTCCCTTTTGATCACCCTATATACAGTTTGCCGTTCAAGTTTCCCAACGGTCTGCCCAAAATCCATGAACACGACGGAAAGTCGCCTCAGGGTTTAGGATTATTTGACAGTAATCGGCTCATGATCTTCTACACTTTCGAGACCGATCTTGGCGACGGCTGGGAAGACCCATCCGTTCACAGTGATCCGGAAGAGAAACATCTGGCAGCAATGAAAATGGGAACCAACATCTTCTTTTACGCCTTGACCCAGTAG
- a CDS encoding sialidase family protein: MIRKDALVLFFSISALLLASERSTDNKHLKQADAVPLSDEEKQVHHRLYSGDKLYPGAVIKDFDFDRILSLNRSREGSSSASKKFSRSEKLRNRGNTSFMRSTPSTDMRHIDHEPQKLSGSQNFLAQGYFPQVAIAENGHIYVVYMTNESENTEYLSFYVYKSADGGETWTYVGGVYNTSTDINYPDIEVLDDRLIVVFEVAGKLNFYTRELEDEGYEFYEIALPDNYDLWWGSITSDKFYYGFDDTWLYLSYAATDTVNQKRDVFTTQLTDPTKTNWTTPVKLTDGELGAMRPGIAIAYTTEEAYADSEWVVTTWRDTLYNGYAGRVDIYSKTTHTEIVIPSESGTEGWGSWAPAVAAYWNKVFVSSSLWWGTDNTTNEYDDISWTFS, translated from the coding sequence ATGATCAGAAAAGATGCACTCGTTTTATTTTTTTCTATTTCCGCTCTTCTTTTGGCTTCGGAAAGGTCCACTGACAACAAGCATCTTAAACAAGCCGATGCTGTGCCTCTTTCAGATGAGGAGAAACAGGTTCACCACAGACTCTATTCAGGGGATAAACTGTACCCCGGTGCTGTCATTAAGGATTTTGACTTTGATAGAATTCTTTCGCTTAATAGAAGTCGGGAGGGGTCAAGTTCTGCCTCAAAGAAATTCTCACGATCTGAAAAATTAAGGAATAGAGGCAACACCAGCTTTATGCGATCAACACCCAGCACAGATATGAGACACATAGATCATGAACCTCAAAAACTTAGCGGGTCTCAAAATTTCCTGGCCCAGGGCTATTTTCCGCAGGTAGCTATAGCTGAAAACGGTCATATATATGTTGTTTACATGACGAACGAATCTGAAAACACCGAATATTTATCGTTTTATGTTTACAAGTCCGCTGATGGAGGAGAAACCTGGACCTATGTGGGTGGTGTTTATAACACCAGCACAGATATTAATTATCCGGATATTGAAGTGCTAGATGACAGATTAATTGTTGTTTTCGAAGTTGCTGGCAAACTTAATTTTTACACGAGAGAACTTGAAGATGAAGGATATGAGTTTTATGAAATTGCTTTGCCAGACAATTACGATCTTTGGTGGGGATCAATAACATCTGACAAATTTTACTACGGTTTTGATGATACTTGGTTATACCTCTCTTATGCAGCTACGGACACAGTAAATCAAAAGAGGGATGTCTTCACTACACAATTAACTGACCCGACAAAAACCAACTGGACGACCCCAGTAAAGCTTACCGATGGCGAACTTGGAGCGATGAGACCAGGAATTGCCATAGCGTATACTACGGAAGAAGCTTATGCTGATTCAGAATGGGTTGTCACGACATGGCGAGATACACTGTACAATGGCTATGCGGGAAGAGTTGATATTTATTCCAAAACTACACACACTGAAATAGTTATACCATCAGAGTCAGGTACGGAAGGGTGGGGTTCCTGGGCACCTGCTGTTGCGGCGTACTGGAATAAAGTTTTTGTTTCTTCATCACTTTGGTGGGGAACAGATAACACTACCAATGAATATGATGACATCTCATGGACTTTCAGTG